One part of the Clostridium thermosuccinogenes genome encodes these proteins:
- a CDS encoding stage V sporulation protein S yields the protein MSIQVLKVSGNSNINAVADTINKYVDEYGIVHIDAIGVKTTYMTVKALIQAVEYLVSKGYRFNLRPYYVKVNTAGNDIQPISKTAIRWTLIAKGK from the coding sequence ATGAGCATACAGGTATTAAAAGTTTCAGGGAATAGTAATATTAATGCTGTTGCTGATACAATTAATAAATACGTAGATGAGTATGGCATTGTCCATATTGATGCTATAGGTGTAAAGACAACATATATGACAGTGAAAGCCCTTATACAAGCGGTTGAATATCTGGTGAGTAAAGGGTATAGGTTTAATTTGAGGCCATATTACGTTAAAGTAAACACAGCAGGAAATGATATACAGCCAATTAGTAAGACTGCCATTCGGTGGACTTTGATTGCTAAGGGGAAATAA
- a CDS encoding DUF6431 domain-containing protein — MIIAYLGRNVKEYRRNCLKFLERLELICPKCGGKKTFHDRYARHVHMGEEIEWINIFRVICSKCGKTHAIIPDFIRPYKHYSACDSELVLRDQEDGIPLEEIETAASISTLRRWVEEFRQRGRQAAGALRAILYRYYGKFVNELEMIETKVFHMIERLLGLLPQIESSHLAIGETNMWLTNHLAGVFV, encoded by the coding sequence ATGATAATAGCATATCTGGGGCGGAATGTTAAGGAGTATCGCAGAAATTGTTTAAAATTTTTGGAAAGGCTGGAGTTGATATGCCCGAAATGCGGCGGGAAAAAAACCTTTCATGACAGATATGCACGTCATGTGCATATGGGCGAGGAAATTGAATGGATTAACATATTCCGTGTAATCTGTAGCAAGTGTGGGAAGACACATGCAATCATACCGGATTTCATCAGGCCGTATAAGCATTACTCGGCTTGTGATAGCGAGCTGGTCCTTCGGGACCAGGAGGACGGTATACCTCTTGAGGAGATTGAGACTGCCGCCAGCATATCCACATTAAGGCGGTGGGTAGAAGAATTCAGGCAACGGGGGCGGCAAGCTGCAGGAGCATTAAGAGCTATACTGTACAGGTATTATGGCAAGTTTGTCAATGAGCTGGAGATGATAGAAACAAAGGTATTCCACATGATTGAGCGGCTGCTTGGGTTACTGCCGCAGATAGAAAGCAGCCATCTTGCCATAGGTGAAACGAATATGTGGCTAACAAATCATCTGGCAGGAGTATTTGTATAG
- a CDS encoding helix-turn-helix domain-containing protein, which produces MKLILDNDNRNIIGPRLKVARLKSNLTQQQLSARLETMAVYIDRASISKIEQQRRIVTDFELLALCQILKVSPNWLLGLEK; this is translated from the coding sequence ATGAAATTGATACTCGACAATGATAACCGTAATATCATCGGGCCTCGGTTAAAAGTTGCAAGGTTAAAAAGCAATCTAACCCAACAGCAGTTATCAGCCAGGTTGGAGACAATGGCTGTATATATAGACAGGGCAAGTATCAGCAAAATCGAGCAGCAGAGGCGTATTGTGACTGATTTCGAATTATTAGCCCTGTGTCAAATCCTCAAAGTCAGCCCCAACTGGCTGTTAGGGTTAGAAAAATAG
- a CDS encoding GGDEF domain-containing protein: MEEFVKTGKTVCILINKQGRIYYSNIGKDVAKKCLEDIHIFDHLPADGTVSYNVGYYTVTADTVDMDEAHYYLILIQPQDNLYKYAYRDSFTGLYNRNYWEQLISGMMHRPIPKRFTLIVIDVDNLKNLNDNKGHLAGDKVFLPRINVPELLKLRDRLHVC; this comes from the coding sequence ATGGAGGAGTTTGTAAAAACCGGCAAAACAGTATGCATACTGATAAATAAGCAAGGCAGGATTTACTACAGTAATATCGGTAAGGATGTTGCTAAAAAGTGCCTGGAAGATATTCATATCTTTGACCATTTGCCTGCTGACGGTACTGTTAGTTACAATGTTGGGTATTACACTGTCACTGCTGATACGGTTGATATGGATGAGGCACACTACTATTTGATTCTTATTCAACCGCAGGACAATTTATATAAATATGCTTACAGGGACTCATTTACGGGCTTATACAACAGAAACTACTGGGAGCAGTTGATATCAGGTATGATGCACCGCCCCATACCCAAGAGGTTTACTTTAATTGTTATTGATGTGGATAATCTGAAAAACCTTAATGATAATAAAGGCCATTTGGCGGGGGACAAGGTGTTTCTGCCCCGGATAAATGTCCCGGAGTTGCTCAAGTTGCGTGACCGTTTGCACGTATGCTAA
- a CDS encoding CHC2 zinc finger domain-containing protein: MNRSIDSIIAKKISHDVGVLVFQYLNDIEPLIQQSLTAAKLKDYYRLKGKYNKGRFVCPFHPGADNPTSLSLNDNKRNFHCNACGKSGTYLEFIMYMQNFSGRNSLNEAKIFAANNFAGLNLGFNSIADFEQKLKDKILERYHKTNSLRYTDYCNIWLLPERYFSYTAESQGRQCQGEEQQIKPSFKVSPSNSTNKPGFILEALDLEMTIRHHKAQNIIDNGITDYDKAIQDAKNSKLINDFTQNADKLNSVDKLSDFMSKKYNIDIDTALRYGLIYFDKDSQKQLYYSDFFMLNDRVLFPVQDHETGIVVGYQCRQTDLNAPKQYKYLNVTDYQDNLTANKNGTAFRNFVPFKPGNFLFNLYELKNKCINALWITEGIADAIKLSCMGYDAVSPGQANLTDFHIYLIDKYCGKDVVINLFFDNDDHKVGQSKSIAAAYRLWQFGFRNIRIISTFKELGKDITDCSVKLRDDNMLRLLISLWEKQAYSFTPASNEDLNTLLKTGLYTENEIMCIDPRDINQMTNFAEAIVKHIDLKDMTYQQLAVLKKLCCFREEEIKILFNLSTKDYHDMQDTDETETAIKENGNINAGNAQEERNAGENLINISKAQLFHLKKRFNLDL; the protein is encoded by the coding sequence ATGAACAGAAGTATAGATAGCATCATAGCCAAAAAAATTTCTCACGATGTTGGTGTCTTAGTATTTCAATACCTTAATGATATCGAACCCTTAATCCAGCAGTCTCTCACTGCCGCAAAATTGAAAGACTACTACAGGCTTAAAGGAAAGTATAACAAAGGACGTTTTGTCTGTCCGTTTCACCCCGGGGCAGATAACCCTACCTCTTTATCTTTAAATGACAACAAACGGAACTTTCACTGCAATGCCTGCGGTAAAAGCGGTACATACCTTGAATTTATCATGTATATGCAAAATTTCTCAGGTAGGAACAGCCTCAACGAAGCAAAAATTTTTGCTGCAAACAACTTTGCTGGGCTGAATCTAGGATTCAACTCAATCGCTGATTTTGAGCAGAAGTTAAAAGATAAAATACTGGAACGCTATCATAAAACAAATAGCCTTAGATATACAGATTACTGTAATATCTGGCTGCTTCCTGAAAGATATTTTTCTTATACAGCAGAATCGCAAGGCCGCCAATGCCAAGGAGAAGAACAACAAATAAAGCCTTCCTTCAAGGTTTCTCCTTCCAACTCTACAAACAAGCCCGGTTTTATACTGGAAGCACTGGACCTTGAAATGACCATCAGGCATCATAAAGCCCAGAATATAATTGACAATGGGATTACTGATTATGATAAAGCAATTCAGGATGCTAAAAACAGTAAACTGATTAATGACTTTACTCAAAATGCAGATAAATTAAATTCTGTCGATAAACTCTCTGATTTCATGAGTAAGAAATATAATATAGACATAGATACTGCTTTGAGATACGGACTTATCTATTTTGATAAGGATAGCCAGAAGCAACTCTACTACAGTGATTTCTTTATGCTGAATGACAGAGTCCTGTTTCCCGTTCAAGACCATGAAACTGGCATAGTTGTCGGGTACCAGTGCCGACAAACAGATTTAAATGCTCCAAAACAGTACAAATACCTTAACGTGACCGATTATCAGGATAACTTGACAGCAAATAAAAACGGAACGGCCTTTAGAAATTTTGTTCCGTTTAAACCTGGAAACTTCCTTTTTAACCTTTACGAACTGAAGAATAAATGCATTAATGCATTATGGATTACAGAAGGCATTGCAGATGCAATAAAACTTTCCTGCATGGGATATGACGCCGTTTCTCCAGGGCAGGCAAATTTAACCGACTTCCATATATACTTAATTGATAAATATTGCGGCAAAGATGTGGTTATTAACTTATTCTTTGATAATGATGACCATAAGGTTGGACAAAGCAAAAGCATTGCAGCCGCCTACCGCCTTTGGCAGTTTGGTTTCAGGAATATTAGAATTATAAGTACCTTTAAAGAATTAGGAAAAGATATTACCGATTGTTCCGTTAAACTGCGTGATGATAACATGCTAAGGCTTTTAATTAGTCTATGGGAAAAACAAGCCTATTCTTTTACCCCTGCAAGTAATGAAGATTTAAACACTCTATTAAAAACAGGCCTGTACACTGAAAATGAAATTATGTGTATTGACCCAAGAGATATAAACCAGATGACTAATTTTGCTGAAGCAATTGTTAAGCATATAGATTTAAAGGATATGACATATCAGCAACTTGCAGTATTAAAAAAATTATGTTGCTTTAGAGAAGAAGAAATAAAAATTCTCTTTAACCTTTCTACAAAAGATTATCATGACATGCAGGATACTGATGAAACAGAAACTGCCATAAAAGAAAATGGCAATATTAACGCAGGCAATGCTCAAGAAGAAAGAAATGCAGGAGAAAACCTAATCAACATTTCTAAAGCACAACTGTTTCATCTGAAAAAGAGATTTAATTTAGATTTATAG